One Halomonas sp. THAF5a genomic region harbors:
- a CDS encoding glycosyltransferase family 2 protein, translating into MKLAVAAIVKNEADSLPEWLAYHRLVGACHFLIADNGSSDGTRELLAARGDVTLLDVPTVGKTPPQLAAYERLLSACPPQIEVLAFIDADEFLLPMDEATPASADTQRVPSLLPWLERRFADESVGAVVLNWACFGSAGEVFREPGLVVERFTRRGSQAFGPNRHYKSLVRPQCVSGFDNPHHVRLSRGRHVDARGEPLRLRTDREGRERPGLSEEVVWEGARVNHYLVKSVEEFLAGKSKRGSAAQSGYVKGRSYFERHDRNEERCERAASLAPRLKEAMAAPPAAESGQVWGEAAIEWPLELVRRLGRRVRDTMGSTQDAPPFRWALDYPSEQRAPWCLPSGRVVQGWVLLPDELAEAAPRVRVVARWLPEHELCHPLEIERPDVIEAVLGEAPEVHPQRSCGFRFTVPARLAHFHLELVLDDRRWPLQDVRCRPVEADDAGPLKVVEGRAGWLFLDNDTNASVDQYRGRVRLTERGLAGWQTYLSGLARLAAEVGSPWTMLVAPAKETVMGARYHPVKQEAGQPVDQLLALPEALGIVHPVSALEALGDDAFIRTDTHWTQRGAMTATVELAVSLGLARDAVVKTFADDRYATRAMGGDLGNKLSPRQTCEVAMLKSFSFVRHRVYDNGLPNFGRLLVIAYPEALMEGTCLVFGSSSTNSMFHFLSRLFRRVIFIHSAGNLDPEVVAATRPDYLVVQTNARFLVQVPALDQSLSRMICDKVARLDEQEFARVEERAIEAAESDLEAWGLARWQCLASERLAARRKA; encoded by the coding sequence GTGAAGCTTGCCGTGGCCGCGATCGTCAAGAACGAGGCAGACAGCCTGCCCGAATGGCTGGCCTATCATCGACTGGTGGGGGCCTGTCATTTTCTGATCGCCGATAACGGCAGCAGCGACGGCACCCGTGAGCTGCTCGCCGCGCGCGGCGATGTCACCCTGCTCGATGTCCCCACGGTAGGGAAGACACCGCCCCAGCTGGCGGCCTACGAGCGCCTGCTTTCGGCCTGCCCGCCGCAGATCGAGGTGCTGGCGTTCATCGATGCCGACGAGTTCCTGCTGCCCATGGATGAGGCCACGCCGGCATCGGCGGACACGCAGCGCGTGCCGTCGCTGCTGCCCTGGCTCGAGCGGCGCTTCGCCGACGAAAGCGTCGGCGCCGTGGTGCTGAACTGGGCCTGCTTCGGCTCTGCCGGCGAGGTGTTTCGCGAGCCGGGGCTGGTCGTCGAGCGCTTCACACGCCGTGGCTCTCAGGCCTTCGGCCCCAATCGCCACTACAAGAGCCTGGTGCGCCCGCAATGTGTGTCCGGCTTCGACAACCCGCACCACGTGCGGCTCAGCCGCGGGCGACACGTCGATGCCCGAGGCGAGCCCCTGCGGTTGCGCACCGATCGCGAGGGGCGCGAGCGGCCCGGCCTGAGCGAGGAGGTGGTGTGGGAGGGCGCGCGGGTCAATCACTATCTCGTCAAGTCGGTGGAGGAGTTCCTGGCCGGCAAATCCAAGCGGGGCAGCGCCGCCCAGTCGGGCTACGTCAAGGGGCGTTCGTACTTCGAGCGCCATGATCGCAACGAGGAGCGCTGCGAGCGGGCGGCCTCGCTGGCCCCGCGCCTCAAGGAGGCCATGGCGGCCCCACCGGCCGCCGAGTCGGGACAGGTATGGGGCGAGGCGGCCATCGAGTGGCCCTTGGAGCTCGTGCGACGCCTGGGGCGTCGGGTGCGCGACACGATGGGCTCGACCCAGGACGCTCCCCCGTTCCGCTGGGCTCTCGACTATCCCTCGGAGCAGCGCGCGCCCTGGTGCCTGCCTTCCGGGCGCGTGGTGCAGGGCTGGGTGCTGCTGCCCGATGAGCTGGCCGAGGCGGCGCCGCGGGTGCGGGTGGTAGCACGCTGGCTGCCCGAACACGAGCTGTGCCACCCCCTGGAGATCGAGCGGCCGGACGTGATCGAGGCGGTGCTCGGCGAGGCCCCCGAGGTGCACCCGCAGCGCAGCTGCGGCTTTCGCTTCACGGTGCCGGCGCGGCTTGCGCACTTCCATCTTGAGCTGGTGCTGGACGATCGGCGCTGGCCGCTGCAGGACGTGAGGTGCCGGCCGGTGGAGGCCGACGACGCGGGCCCCTTGAAGGTAGTGGAGGGTCGGGCGGGCTGGCTGTTCCTGGACAACGACACCAACGCCAGCGTCGATCAGTACCGGGGGCGCGTGAGACTCACCGAGCGCGGACTGGCCGGCTGGCAGACCTACCTGAGTGGGTTGGCGCGATTGGCCGCCGAGGTCGGTAGCCCCTGGACAATGCTGGTGGCGCCGGCCAAGGAGACGGTGATGGGCGCGCGCTATCATCCCGTGAAGCAGGAGGCCGGCCAGCCGGTCGATCAGCTGCTGGCGCTGCCGGAGGCGCTGGGCATCGTGCATCCGGTGTCGGCCCTTGAGGCGCTGGGCGACGACGCCTTCATCCGCACCGACACCCACTGGACACAGCGGGGCGCGATGACCGCCACCGTAGAGCTGGCGGTCTCGCTGGGGCTTGCTCGGGATGCGGTCGTGAAGACCTTCGCCGACGATCGCTATGCCACCCGTGCCATGGGCGGCGACCTGGGCAACAAGCTTTCGCCCCGCCAGACCTGCGAGGTGGCGATGCTGAAATCGTTCAGCTTCGTTCGGCACCGAGTCTACGACAACGGCCTGCCCAACTTCGGCCGGCTGCTGGTGATCGCTTATCCTGAGGCGCTCATGGAGGGGACCTGCCTGGTTTTCGGCTCCTCCTCGACCAATTCGATGTTCCACTTCCTGAGCCGCTTGTTCCGGCGAGTGATCTTCATTCACAGCGCAGGCAACCTCGACCCCGAGGTGGTGGCGGCGACCCGACCCGACTATCTGGTAGTGCAGACCAACGCCCGCTTCCTGGTTCAAGTGCCGGCCCTCGACCAGTCGCTCTCGAGAATGATTTGCGACAAGGTCGCAAGACTCGATGAGCAAGAATTCGCGCGCGTGGAAGAACGTGCCATCGAGGCGGCCGAGTCGGATCTGGAGGCCTGGGGTCTGGCACGCTGGCAGTGCCTGGCGTCGGAGCGTCTGGCGGCCCGCCGTAAGGCCTGA
- a CDS encoding aminotransferase class I/II-fold pyridoxal phosphate-dependent enzyme, with product MSRTRHTSDLKQQLLGEARGRRRTRPAAPPSRDEAPGAPPSTTGVPEHLTRFDQHPGYQQLSMMREGARRLGLTDPFFKRHDGNAGATTTIQGREYLNFASYNYLGFSGDPRVNRAAQDALERYGSSVSASRIVSGERPIHGELEAALAEAYGVDDAVAFVSGHATNVSTLGYLLGPRDLVLHDAYVHNSALVGAQLSGAQRMAFAHNDPAALEDLLSRHRHRFERVMIVIEGLYSMDGDLPDLPRFVEIKRRHQAWLMVDEAHSFGVLGERGLGLREHFDVPASDVDIWMGTLSKTLAGCGGFIAGCQALVDTLRYLAPGFLYSVGMPAQVAAPSLAALALMREEPERARRLREISRYFLDRARDRGLDTGESIGAAVVPVILGSSPLAASVSHALFERGINVQPILHPAVPEKSARLRFFLSCDHTEADIDCTLDELTAILAAHP from the coding sequence ATGAGCCGCACACGCCACACATCGGATCTCAAGCAGCAGCTCCTCGGGGAGGCTCGGGGTCGACGGCGCACGCGTCCCGCCGCCCCTCCGTCCAGGGACGAAGCCCCCGGCGCGCCACCGAGCACCACCGGCGTCCCTGAGCACCTGACCCGCTTCGACCAGCACCCCGGCTACCAGCAGCTGAGCATGATGCGCGAGGGTGCTCGGCGGCTCGGCCTGACCGATCCGTTCTTCAAACGCCACGACGGCAACGCCGGAGCAACCACGACGATCCAGGGGCGTGAGTACCTGAACTTCGCCAGCTATAACTACCTCGGCTTCTCCGGCGATCCCCGCGTCAACCGCGCCGCCCAGGACGCCCTGGAGCGCTACGGCAGCTCGGTCTCCGCCAGTCGGATCGTCTCCGGAGAAAGGCCGATTCATGGCGAACTCGAGGCGGCTCTCGCCGAGGCCTACGGCGTGGATGACGCCGTGGCCTTCGTCAGCGGTCACGCCACCAACGTCTCGACCCTCGGCTACCTGCTCGGCCCGCGCGACCTGGTCCTTCACGACGCCTACGTGCACAACAGCGCCCTGGTCGGGGCGCAGCTCTCCGGCGCCCAGCGCATGGCCTTCGCCCACAACGATCCGGCGGCGCTGGAGGACCTGCTGAGCCGTCACCGTCACCGGTTCGAGCGGGTGATGATCGTCATCGAAGGGCTCTACAGCATGGACGGCGACCTGCCAGACTTGCCGCGCTTCGTCGAGATCAAGCGTCGCCACCAGGCCTGGCTGATGGTGGACGAAGCGCACTCCTTCGGCGTGCTGGGCGAACGTGGCCTGGGCCTGCGCGAACACTTCGACGTGCCTGCCAGCGACGTGGATATCTGGATGGGCACCCTGAGCAAGACGCTCGCGGGATGCGGCGGCTTCATTGCCGGCTGCCAGGCGCTGGTAGACACCCTCCGCTACCTGGCGCCAGGGTTTCTCTACAGCGTGGGCATGCCCGCCCAGGTGGCCGCGCCCTCGCTTGCGGCCCTGGCGTTGATGCGCGAGGAGCCCGAGCGCGCCAGGCGGCTGCGCGAGATCTCGCGGTACTTCCTCGACCGGGCGCGGGACAGGGGACTCGACACCGGCGAGAGCATCGGCGCCGCGGTGGTGCCGGTCATCCTCGGCAGCTCACCGCTCGCCGCAAGCGTCTCCCATGCGCTGTTCGAGCGGGGCATCAACGTGCAGCCGATCCTGCATCCCGCCGTGCCGGAGAAGAGCGCGCGGCTGCGTTTCTTCCTCTCCTGCGATCATACCGAGGCCGATATCGACTGCACCCTCGACGAGTTGACAGCCATCCTGGCCGCCCACCCCTGA
- a CDS encoding outer membrane beta-barrel protein, producing the protein MNRHTVLALAWLLIPPSVAFDAEAAEFYLFADGGIAEPDLGTLDRRQQRHVARMTGNDEGAPVSVDDRSAAGVIGVGLLPFRHLALELSYHYLGDYRLESRARIDTASHQLDARTTTDVEVRGWGLSGKLLLPIGEALSATATLGVARLETDITAVTTSRGTVLGESISRRERDTYSVEDTVGILGIGAWYQYGPHVGLRLDYRYLGGFGQGDDGGDSDLDLVTAGLVYVF; encoded by the coding sequence ATGAACCGGCACACCGTTCTCGCCCTGGCCTGGCTTTTGATCCCCCCGTCCGTCGCGTTCGATGCTGAGGCGGCGGAGTTTTACCTCTTCGCGGACGGCGGCATCGCCGAACCCGACCTGGGCACCTTGGACCGCCGACAGCAGCGCCATGTCGCGCGGATGACCGGCAACGACGAGGGTGCCCCGGTCAGCGTCGACGATCGCAGCGCCGCGGGCGTCATCGGCGTGGGCCTCCTCCCCTTCCGCCATCTGGCCCTGGAGCTCAGCTACCACTACCTGGGCGACTACCGGCTCGAGAGCCGGGCGCGGATCGACACGGCCTCGCACCAGCTCGACGCGCGAACCACGACGGACGTCGAGGTGCGCGGCTGGGGGCTCAGCGGCAAGCTCCTGCTGCCCATCGGCGAGGCCCTGAGTGCCACCGCCACGCTGGGTGTCGCACGGCTAGAGACCGATATCACAGCCGTGACCACGAGCCGGGGCACCGTCCTCGGCGAATCGATCTCGCGTCGCGAGCGCGACACCTACAGCGTCGAGGACACCGTCGGCATCCTCGGGATCGGCGCCTGGTACCAATACGGCCCGCACGTCGGCCTGCGACTCGACTACCGCTACCTCGGCGGCTTCGGCCAGGGGGACGATGGCGGCGACAGCGACCTGGACCTGGTCACCGCCGGGCTGGTCTACGTCTTCTAG
- a CDS encoding glycosyltransferase, producing the protein MSQKSSLSLSASPWQLHRRHPISLVPDQQLEPCEDGEWLVTGSEAAFVWKGPRPLPGWNMIELAGERSVTGVAASLSFETRHGVTTVEMPLRAGKITKRLVRVPVGTRRITFCPMNARGRIRLTHLRCVWLTPWFARDRLLQRLVTAHQRYRGLSKREARRELAARAREARRGWCAQAMDDYEMTFISLCSKHNYRQWIDQVESGQRREPIVVGEARSRVTLLLPLDAETPEAIADLEARLACLNRQAYDDWETWVLLPTGSGKALREAVTQNVESLSGVRQLEAPEDEGAARLNAALENASGELILLLAPGCRLADDALVDLAEAFEQRPAPWLLYADEDRLDADGQRHAPNFKPGWNPDLLLSQPYLGNMVGFSRHALEAMGGYAAGQGGETWQATLQATALRFLAINAHDAASRVRHLPRVLLHRGDWEGAAPEGAPGEDAGAVALTQHYLDEIARQTVRPGAQAVPGLLPGSVRVRWPIPEPAPLVSLLVPTRDGVAILRPCVDAILERTDYGHFELLILDNGSTCPETLGYMDEVEQRDTRVRVLRWNHPFNYSAINNFGARHARGEIIGLVNNDIEPIDAHWLTEMVAQACRPEIGCVGAKLYYPNDTVQHGGVILGLGSIAGHGHRFFQRDEAGFQGRLKVTQNLSAVTAACLLLRRSVFEEVGGLNESDLAVAYNDVDLCLKVREAGYRNLWTPHAELYHHESVSRGADDTPKKRARWLAECDYMRRTWGPHLDHDPAYNPNLTLVHEDFSLR; encoded by the coding sequence ATGTCCCAGAAATCCAGTCTGAGCCTTTCCGCTTCACCCTGGCAGTTGCACCGCCGTCACCCGATTTCGCTGGTGCCAGATCAGCAGCTCGAGCCTTGCGAAGACGGCGAATGGCTGGTCACGGGCAGCGAGGCGGCGTTTGTCTGGAAGGGACCGCGGCCGCTGCCCGGCTGGAACATGATCGAGCTGGCCGGGGAACGTTCGGTAACCGGCGTGGCGGCGAGCCTGTCGTTCGAGACCCGCCACGGGGTCACCACGGTCGAGATGCCGCTGCGGGCGGGCAAGATCACCAAGCGGTTGGTGCGCGTGCCTGTCGGCACGCGACGCATCACCTTCTGCCCGATGAATGCCCGGGGGCGCATCCGGCTGACCCACCTGCGCTGCGTGTGGCTGACGCCCTGGTTTGCTCGGGACCGCCTGCTGCAGCGCCTGGTGACGGCACACCAGCGTTATCGGGGGCTCTCGAAGCGCGAGGCACGCCGCGAGTTGGCCGCTCGGGCGCGGGAGGCGAGGCGTGGCTGGTGTGCCCAGGCGATGGACGACTACGAGATGACCTTCATCAGTCTCTGCTCCAAGCACAACTACCGCCAGTGGATCGACCAGGTCGAGAGCGGCCAGCGGCGCGAGCCTATTGTGGTGGGCGAGGCGAGGTCCCGGGTGACCCTTCTGCTGCCCCTCGACGCCGAGACGCCCGAGGCGATCGCCGACCTCGAGGCGCGCTTGGCCTGCCTGAACCGTCAGGCGTATGACGATTGGGAAACATGGGTCCTGCTGCCGACTGGATCCGGTAAGGCGCTGCGCGAAGCGGTAACGCAGAACGTCGAGTCACTATCCGGAGTTCGGCAGCTCGAAGCGCCGGAAGACGAAGGCGCGGCGCGGCTCAACGCGGCGCTGGAGAACGCTAGCGGTGAGCTGATCCTGCTGCTGGCGCCGGGGTGCCGCCTCGCGGACGATGCGCTGGTGGATCTGGCCGAAGCCTTCGAGCAGCGGCCGGCCCCCTGGCTGCTCTATGCCGACGAGGATCGCCTTGATGCCGACGGGCAGCGCCACGCGCCGAACTTCAAGCCCGGCTGGAACCCCGACCTGCTGCTCTCGCAGCCCTATCTGGGCAATATGGTCGGCTTCTCGCGGCACGCCCTGGAGGCCATGGGCGGCTATGCCGCGGGCCAGGGGGGAGAGACCTGGCAGGCCACGCTGCAGGCGACGGCCCTGCGCTTCCTGGCGATCAATGCCCATGACGCCGCTAGTCGGGTGAGGCATCTGCCTCGGGTGCTGTTGCACCGTGGCGATTGGGAGGGCGCCGCGCCCGAGGGTGCCCCCGGTGAGGATGCCGGGGCCGTGGCACTCACCCAGCACTACCTGGATGAGATCGCGCGCCAGACGGTCCGGCCTGGCGCCCAGGCCGTACCGGGTCTGCTGCCCGGCAGCGTGAGGGTGCGCTGGCCGATTCCCGAGCCGGCACCGCTGGTCAGCCTGCTGGTGCCGACCCGCGACGGAGTGGCGATTCTGCGTCCCTGCGTCGACGCTATTCTGGAGCGCACCGACTATGGTCACTTCGAGCTGCTGATCCTCGATAACGGGAGTACCTGCCCGGAGACGCTGGGCTACATGGACGAGGTGGAGCAGCGAGACACCAGGGTGCGTGTGCTGCGCTGGAATCATCCCTTCAACTACTCGGCCATCAACAACTTCGGCGCGCGTCATGCGCGCGGTGAGATCATCGGGCTGGTGAACAACGACATCGAACCGATCGACGCGCATTGGCTGACCGAGATGGTGGCGCAGGCCTGTCGCCCGGAGATCGGCTGCGTGGGGGCCAAGCTCTACTACCCCAACGACACCGTGCAGCATGGCGGCGTGATCCTCGGCCTTGGCAGCATCGCCGGCCACGGCCATCGCTTCTTCCAGCGCGACGAAGCTGGGTTCCAGGGGCGGCTCAAGGTGACGCAGAACCTCTCGGCGGTCACGGCGGCCTGTCTGCTGTTGCGGCGGAGCGTCTTCGAGGAAGTGGGCGGGCTCAACGAGTCCGATCTGGCGGTGGCCTACAACGACGTCGACCTCTGCCTGAAGGTCCGCGAAGCGGGCTACCGCAATCTCTGGACGCCGCATGCCGAGCTCTATCATCACGAGTCCGTCTCCCGTGGCGCCGACGACACGCCGAAGAAGCGCGCCCGCTGGCTAGCGGAGTGCGACTATATGCGCCGCACCTGGGGACCTCACCTCGATCATGACCCGGCCTATAACCCGAACCTGACCCTGGTGCATGAGGATTTCTCGTTGCGTTAA
- the cysQ gene encoding 3'(2'),5'-bisphosphate nucleotidase CysQ: MPLDMPDLLDQAHTIAKDAGDAIMAIYARDFSIEEKADKSPLTEADQAAHEVIVAGLEALPGEIPVLSEEHTEGFAGADADGRYWLVDPLDGTKEFIKRNGEFTVNIALIEYGKPVLGVVVAPALEVSYLAAEGVGAFKVEGDGGRRSIHVAGRPAENAIWRVVGSRSHPSPDLAEWLEELGEHEMVPMGSSLKLCLVAEGAADVYPRLGPTCLWDTGAAQAVVEQAGGRVDTLEGQPLSYATPAQHLNPHFIVWGSA; this comes from the coding sequence ATGCCGCTAGATATGCCTGACCTGCTCGATCAGGCCCACACCATCGCCAAGGACGCCGGCGACGCCATCATGGCGATTTACGCCCGGGACTTCTCCATCGAGGAAAAGGCGGACAAGAGCCCGCTGACCGAGGCCGACCAGGCCGCCCATGAGGTCATCGTGGCGGGTCTCGAGGCACTGCCGGGCGAGATTCCCGTGCTCTCCGAGGAGCACACCGAGGGCTTTGCCGGTGCGGACGCCGACGGCCGCTACTGGCTGGTCGACCCGCTGGACGGTACCAAGGAGTTCATCAAGCGCAACGGCGAGTTCACCGTCAACATCGCGCTGATCGAATACGGCAAGCCCGTGCTCGGCGTGGTCGTCGCGCCGGCGCTGGAGGTGTCTTACCTCGCCGCCGAGGGCGTGGGCGCCTTCAAGGTGGAGGGCGATGGCGGGCGCCGGTCGATCCATGTCGCCGGCCGGCCTGCCGAAAACGCCATCTGGCGCGTGGTGGGCAGCCGCTCCCATCCGAGCCCGGACCTCGCCGAATGGCTCGAAGAGCTGGGTGAGCATGAGATGGTGCCCATGGGCAGCTCGCTGAAGCTCTGCCTGGTGGCCGAGGGCGCGGCGGATGTCTATCCGCGTCTCGGGCCCACCTGCCTGTGGGACACTGGTGCCGCCCAGGCGGTGGTCGAGCAGGCGGGGGGCCGCGTCGATACCCTGGAGGGGCAGCCGCTCTCCTACGCCACACCCGCGCAGCACCTGAACCCCCATTTCATCGTCTGGGGCAGCGCCTAA
- a CDS encoding glycosyltransferase, with protein MVNSERWLVLSDGARPTEDIYFLESVAPRLRSAGHDVGRLDARGWRWRLARWVLSRQPGANLVLSRTLPAVALQWLERERARFGRIVYLIDDDLGAAAENETLPSGYRARMVSAAAQQARLLALADEVVACSVQLAARLRPRHGNVRVMTPPLISPLPELAHFVNGPTGEQPWRIGFHGTRAHRADLAHIAPALQAIQRQRCDTELEMMLGEHMPGLLADLPRTCCPAPLSWQKFRAYQARRRVHIGLAPLLDTPFNRGKSFIKFLDIAAMGGVGIYSRRSPYTEIVEDGVNGLLAGDDPDEWRRGLEWLLANPGTTHRMAVAAAQAAQHHVLHTMPDWMNGES; from the coding sequence GTGGTGAATAGTGAGCGCTGGCTGGTACTAAGCGACGGGGCGCGACCGACCGAGGATATCTACTTTCTCGAGTCGGTTGCGCCCCGTTTGCGTTCCGCGGGCCACGACGTGGGGCGGTTGGATGCACGCGGCTGGCGCTGGCGGTTGGCGCGCTGGGTGTTGAGCCGCCAGCCGGGGGCCAATCTGGTGCTTTCCCGCACCCTGCCAGCCGTGGCGCTCCAGTGGCTCGAGCGAGAGCGAGCCCGCTTCGGGCGCATCGTCTACCTGATCGATGATGACCTGGGGGCGGCGGCCGAGAATGAGACGCTGCCGTCGGGCTATCGAGCCCGCATGGTGTCGGCCGCCGCCCAGCAAGCGCGCCTGCTGGCGTTGGCTGATGAGGTGGTGGCCTGCAGCGTGCAGCTGGCGGCTCGGCTGAGGCCGCGTCACGGCAACGTGCGGGTGATGACACCGCCGCTGATTTCGCCGCTTCCGGAACTGGCGCACTTCGTGAACGGACCGACCGGTGAACAACCTTGGCGTATCGGGTTTCACGGCACTCGTGCCCACCGGGCGGATCTGGCCCATATTGCCCCGGCCCTGCAGGCAATCCAGCGCCAGCGCTGCGATACCGAACTCGAGATGATGCTGGGGGAGCACATGCCGGGTTTGCTGGCCGACCTGCCGCGTACCTGCTGCCCGGCGCCGCTCTCCTGGCAGAAGTTTCGCGCCTACCAGGCGCGGCGGCGCGTGCATATCGGCCTGGCGCCGCTGCTCGATACCCCGTTCAATCGCGGCAAGTCCTTCATCAAGTTCCTGGATATTGCGGCCATGGGCGGCGTGGGGATCTACTCGCGGCGCTCCCCCTATACCGAAATCGTCGAGGATGGCGTGAACGGGCTGCTGGCCGGCGATGATCCAGACGAGTGGCGGCGCGGCCTGGAGTGGCTGTTGGCCAACCCCGGGACGACTCACAGGATGGCGGTCGCAGCCGCGCAAGCAGCACAGCACCATGTATTGCACACGATGCCAGACTGGATGAATGGCGAAAGCTGA